The following coding sequences are from one Halorubrum sp. BOL3-1 window:
- a CDS encoding DUF393 domain-containing protein, with protein MPTDPDGADAPALIFDGDCPYCSVAAVALRRLDGVAAVPWKADPVGPFLDAQFGSRPFAMVFVDPSEHRVYAGRSAAEELANRAWTPGIVGGLVRDNYDRIAGVVGALSGRDRDPADFHDTYPLDDDAGDMVASLRSAADEAPAALS; from the coding sequence ATGCCTACCGACCCGGACGGCGCGGACGCTCCGGCGTTGATCTTCGACGGCGACTGCCCGTACTGCTCGGTCGCGGCGGTCGCGCTGCGCCGGCTCGACGGGGTCGCTGCGGTCCCGTGGAAGGCCGACCCGGTCGGGCCGTTCCTCGACGCGCAGTTCGGCTCGCGCCCGTTCGCCATGGTGTTCGTCGACCCCAGCGAGCACCGGGTGTACGCCGGCCGATCGGCCGCCGAGGAACTGGCGAACCGCGCCTGGACACCCGGGATCGTCGGCGGACTCGTACGCGACAACTACGACCGGATCGCCGGCGTCGTCGGCGCGCTGTCGGGCCGCGACCGCGACCCGGCGGACTTCCACGACACCTACCCGCTCGACGACGACGCGGGCGACATGGTGGCGTCGCTCCGGTCGGCCGCCGACGAGGCGCCGGCCGCGCTGTCGTGA
- a CDS encoding DUF123 domain-containing protein, translating into MSDADGGGYTLVVDLAGDATVSAGALGECRLPAGAYAYTGSALGSGGFSRVDRHRRTARGDHDVRHWHVDYLLGHPKARIDRVVRSVGVDVECAVAARLPTGPVDGFGASDCCCPSHLATGDACGGASDDPDGRDRVARGARGTLDDLAERALAAHETAVAETDDPDATVDVVAGSGE; encoded by the coding sequence ATGAGCGACGCCGACGGCGGCGGCTACACGCTCGTCGTCGACCTCGCTGGCGACGCGACGGTGTCGGCCGGCGCGCTCGGGGAGTGTCGCCTCCCGGCCGGCGCGTACGCTTACACGGGCAGCGCGCTCGGGTCAGGCGGCTTCTCACGGGTCGACAGACACCGCCGGACCGCGCGCGGCGACCACGACGTCCGCCACTGGCACGTCGACTACCTGCTCGGCCACCCGAAAGCGCGGATCGACCGCGTCGTCCGGAGCGTCGGCGTCGATGTCGAGTGCGCGGTCGCGGCGCGGCTGCCGACCGGCCCGGTCGACGGGTTCGGGGCCTCGGACTGCTGCTGCCCGAGTCACCTGGCCACCGGCGACGCATGCGGCGGTGCCAGCGACGACCCGGACGGCCGCGACCGCGTCGCCCGTGGCGCCCGCGGCACCCTCGACGACCTCGCGGAGCGCGCGCTGGCGGCACACGAGACGGCGGTCGCGGAGACCGACGACCCGGACGCGACCGTCGATGTCGTCGCCGGCTCGGGGGAGTAG
- a CDS encoding acyl-CoA thioesterase, which produces MDETATLASSHTEMTEMLLPNDTNNLGRALGGAVLHWMDICGAIAGMRFSNRQVVTASMDHVDFIAPIEMGEVAIIEGYVFNTGRTSVDVKVDVRAENPRTDETHRTTTSYFTFVALDDEGRPTPVPALDCPSEDERALRDDALDGREEQLRQVVERYDL; this is translated from the coding sequence ATGGACGAGACGGCCACGCTCGCCTCCTCGCACACCGAGATGACGGAGATGCTGCTGCCGAACGACACGAACAACCTGGGCCGCGCGCTCGGCGGCGCCGTGTTGCACTGGATGGACATCTGCGGCGCCATCGCCGGCATGCGCTTTTCGAACCGGCAGGTGGTCACCGCCTCGATGGACCACGTCGACTTCATCGCCCCCATCGAGATGGGCGAGGTCGCCATCATCGAGGGGTACGTGTTCAATACCGGTCGGACGAGTGTCGACGTGAAAGTCGACGTGCGGGCCGAGAACCCCCGCACGGACGAGACGCACCGGACGACCACCTCCTACTTCACCTTTGTCGCGCTCGACGACGAGGGTCGCCCGACGCCGGTCCCGGCGTTGGACTGCCCGAGCGAGGACGAGCGAGCGCTCCGCGACGACGCCCTCGACGGTCGGGAGGAACAGCTGCGACAGGTCGTCGAGCGGTACGACCTCTGA
- a CDS encoding bifunctional nuclease family protein — MEHEAEVVGVGAGSAPSGDVPAVILSARDEYVPIFVSGDQAQSIGMALEGEPFDRPLTHDLLVDILTEFAGAIDRVRVDDLRDGTFYAKVDAERYDDGEPERFVFDARPSDALALAVRVDCPIVVTDEVIDEAGRPPDSVRFSGDGDPSEER, encoded by the coding sequence ATGGAACACGAAGCCGAGGTCGTCGGGGTCGGGGCGGGGTCGGCACCGAGCGGCGATGTCCCGGCGGTAATCTTGTCCGCGCGCGACGAGTACGTCCCGATCTTCGTCAGCGGGGACCAGGCCCAGTCGATCGGGATGGCGCTGGAGGGCGAACCGTTCGACCGACCGCTTACCCACGACCTCCTCGTAGATATTCTCACGGAGTTCGCCGGTGCCATCGACCGCGTCCGCGTCGACGACCTCCGCGACGGGACCTTCTACGCGAAGGTCGACGCCGAGCGCTACGACGACGGCGAGCCGGAGCGCTTCGTCTTCGACGCGCGCCCCTCCGACGCGCTCGCGCTGGCCGTGCGCGTCGACTGTCCGATCGTCGTGACCGACGAGGTGATAGACGAGGCGGGCCGTCCCCCGGACTCGGTGCGGTTCAGCGGCGACGGCGACCCGTCCGAGGAGCGCTGA